A stretch of Candidatus Sphingomonas phytovorans DNA encodes these proteins:
- a CDS encoding SURF1 family protein, giving the protein MTAARRPRAWRAATAAVLCAAVLVALGVWQLERRVWKHGLIAAVDSRVHAAPVPAPGPTTWNAISAAQDAYRPIRIAGRFLHDRETLVQAVTERGGGYWVLTPLKTPDFTVLVNRGFVPPDRRDPATRPQTSDNRIVTTTGLLRVSEPGGGFLRANDPAANRWYSRDVAAIAAARGLGSVAPYFIDADATPNPRGYPVGGLTVVRFTDNHLLYALTWFTLAGLALWAAARMIRRDDTPA; this is encoded by the coding sequence GTGACCGCAGCACGCCGGCCCCGTGCGTGGAGGGCCGCCACGGCGGCGGTACTCTGCGCAGCGGTGCTGGTGGCGCTGGGTGTGTGGCAGCTCGAACGGCGGGTGTGGAAGCACGGCCTGATTGCGGCGGTCGACTCGCGTGTACATGCAGCGCCGGTGCCGGCGCCGGGGCCGACGACCTGGAACGCGATTTCCGCAGCGCAGGACGCCTATCGCCCTATCCGGATCGCCGGCCGCTTCCTGCACGATCGCGAGACGCTGGTGCAGGCCGTCACTGAACGCGGCGGTGGCTATTGGGTGCTGACGCCGCTCAAGACGCCCGACTTCACCGTGCTGGTCAATCGCGGCTTCGTGCCTCCCGACCGGCGCGATCCGGCAACGCGCCCGCAGACGAGCGACAATAGAATAGTGACGACAACCGGCCTGCTGCGCGTCAGCGAGCCGGGCGGCGGTTTCCTGCGCGCGAACGATCCGGCAGCAAATCGCTGGTATTCGCGCGACGTCGCCGCCATCGCCGCCGCGCGTGGACTGGGCAGCGTTGCCCCTTATTTCATCGACGCCGACGCAACGCCCAATCCGCGTGGCTACCCTGTCGGAGGGCTCACCGTCGTGCGCTTCACCGACAATCATCTCCTCTACGCCCTCACCTGGTTCACGCTTGCCGGCCTGGCGTTGTGGGCAGCGGCTCGGATGATCCGGCGGGACGACACCCCGGCATGA
- a CDS encoding response regulator transcription factor, producing MTDASRLVIVEDDEAFARTLKRSFERRGYQVRVAASHEELAALLVDFAPGYAVVDLKLGGASGLACVQSLRAQDATMRIVVLTGFASIATAVEAIKLGASYYLAKPSNTDDIEAAFEREAGDPDAPLAARPSSIKTVEWEHIHQTLVETDFNISEAARRLGMHRRTLARKLEKRQLR from the coding sequence ATGACCGACGCCAGCCGACTCGTGATCGTAGAGGACGACGAAGCCTTCGCACGGACACTCAAGCGTTCGTTCGAGCGCCGGGGTTATCAGGTGCGCGTGGCCGCGAGCCACGAGGAACTCGCGGCGCTGCTCGTCGACTTCGCGCCCGGCTATGCGGTGGTCGATCTCAAGCTCGGCGGCGCCTCCGGCCTGGCCTGCGTTCAATCCCTGCGTGCCCAGGATGCAACGATGCGGATCGTGGTGCTGACCGGCTTCGCCAGCATCGCCACCGCCGTCGAGGCGATCAAGCTGGGCGCATCCTATTATCTCGCCAAACCCTCCAACACCGACGACATCGAAGCTGCGTTCGAGCGCGAGGCGGGAGACCCGGATGCACCCCTTGCCGCCCGCCCGTCCTCGATCAAGACGGTGGAATGGGAGCATATCCACCAGACCCTGGTGGAGACCGACTTCAACATCTCCGAGGCCGCGCGCAGGCTCGGCATGCATCGCCGCACGCTCGCGCGCAAACTCGAGAAACGGCAGCTGCGTTGA
- a CDS encoding DUF3089 domain-containing protein, producing the protein MSGKEPIMPANASPPTSTGKRRWKRRALWGAGIVLLPAAAFIGLGGHAIIGSLRGPSTAFAPETAPPAPDYARPETWLAFPGRNGLERSTPKGMSLVDEARAPADVFFIHPTTFKGSPVWNARYDASDAAAPYNPPVLIGQASVFNGCCRIYVPRYRQATLAALGKSLPAVELAYSDVARAFRYYLAHENNGRPFIIASHSQGTAHAVRLLQDEILGTPLQSRLVAAYLIGGYTPATFEELGLPTCDAPRATGCVLSYNTSQTGRTGARMLIDDKVYWWRGAEKSKGQAPAICVNPLTWRREGSAPAGANAGSLPFPTAPFGTQAKALDLTRNLTGAVCRNGLLDVDIPWSAPSGFIDKLSILFGSYHLNDYGIFYASLRQNARDRVDAWTAARGTAR; encoded by the coding sequence ATGTCCGGCAAAGAACCGATCATGCCTGCCAACGCTTCACCCCCGACGAGCACCGGGAAACGGCGCTGGAAACGCCGCGCGCTATGGGGAGCGGGGATCGTCCTGCTGCCCGCCGCCGCATTCATCGGCTTAGGCGGCCATGCCATTATCGGCAGCCTCCGCGGCCCCTCGACGGCATTCGCACCGGAAACCGCCCCGCCCGCCCCGGACTATGCCCGACCTGAAACCTGGCTCGCCTTTCCCGGCAGAAATGGACTGGAACGCTCCACACCAAAGGGCATGTCCCTCGTCGACGAGGCCAGGGCCCCGGCCGATGTGTTCTTCATCCACCCGACGACCTTCAAGGGTAGCCCCGTCTGGAACGCACGCTATGACGCATCGGATGCGGCCGCACCGTACAATCCCCCGGTCCTGATCGGGCAGGCCAGCGTCTTCAATGGCTGCTGTCGCATCTATGTGCCGCGGTATCGGCAGGCGACCCTGGCAGCCCTGGGCAAGAGCCTGCCGGCGGTCGAACTCGCCTATTCGGACGTCGCCCGGGCATTCCGCTACTATCTCGCGCACGAGAACAACGGACGTCCCTTCATCATCGCGTCGCACAGCCAGGGCACCGCGCACGCGGTACGGCTGCTGCAGGACGAGATACTCGGCACCCCGCTGCAATCCCGGCTGGTCGCGGCTTATCTGATCGGCGGCTATACGCCTGCGACGTTCGAGGAACTCGGCCTCCCGACATGCGATGCCCCGCGCGCGACGGGATGTGTGCTCTCGTACAACACCAGCCAAACAGGACGGACCGGCGCACGCATGCTGATCGACGACAAGGTCTATTGGTGGCGCGGCGCGGAGAAGAGCAAGGGACAGGCGCCGGCGATCTGCGTCAACCCGCTGACCTGGCGCCGCGAAGGCTCGGCACCCGCCGGCGCGAATGCGGGAAGCCTCCCCTTCCCTACGGCCCCCTTCGGCACACAGGCGAAAGCGCTTGATTTGACCAGAAACCTTACCGGGGCCGTCTGTCGCAACGGATTGCTCGACGTCGATATCCCGTGGTCCGCCCCCTCCGGCTTCATCGACAAGCTGAGCATCCTGTTCGGCAGCTATCATTTGAACGACTATGGGATCTTCTACGCGTCGTTGCGCCAGAATGCCCGTGATCGCGTCGATGCGTGGACCGCGGCGCGGGGAACCGCCCGCTAG
- a CDS encoding family 1 glycosylhydrolase, which produces MGDQGHSQRFVRPTRRELVGGTAALLTLGAGSASKAATPASEKAATPFLWGTAISAHQSEGNNVHSDAWFLENGTPTAFTEPSGDACDSYHRYEEDLDLAAKLGLNCYRFGIEWARIEPEPGRFSLAELDHYRRVLEACHARNLMPMVTYNHFTVPLWFAERGGFEVADGADLFARFCGRATEHLGSLIGMASTFNEANIVLLRKVLPRFATEAAAANARAMIVAAARRTASPGFSSMLFGDPDKISTVMLDAHAKAYAAIKAGPGDFPVGVTLSMQEIQGVGPGNLARSVEDTIYGGWIEAARNSDFIGVQTYSRLRIGDKGLLPSLPGAELTSAGYEYYPAAVGATIRYAAKHIGKPIYLTETGIATEDDARRVAFIRDTIAEVRACIAEGIEVKSYIYWSLLDNFEWTAGYDKHFGLVAVDRSTFRRSPKPSARYLGAQARANRL; this is translated from the coding sequence ATGGGCGACCAAGGGCACAGCCAGCGATTTGTCCGACCGACGCGACGGGAACTTGTTGGCGGGACCGCCGCGCTGCTCACCCTGGGCGCAGGATCCGCCAGCAAAGCGGCAACGCCCGCCAGCGAGAAGGCGGCAACGCCGTTTCTGTGGGGTACCGCGATCTCCGCTCACCAGAGCGAGGGCAATAATGTGCATTCCGACGCCTGGTTTCTCGAAAACGGAACGCCGACCGCATTCACCGAACCATCGGGTGATGCATGCGACAGCTATCACCGATACGAAGAAGACCTCGACCTCGCCGCGAAGCTGGGGCTGAACTGCTATCGCTTCGGCATCGAATGGGCGCGCATCGAACCCGAGCCGGGGCGGTTCTCGCTAGCGGAGCTCGACCATTATCGCCGGGTGCTCGAGGCCTGCCACGCGCGCAACCTGATGCCTATGGTTACCTATAACCACTTCACCGTCCCGCTCTGGTTCGCCGAGCGTGGCGGTTTCGAGGTCGCCGACGGCGCCGACCTGTTCGCCCGTTTCTGCGGCAGGGCGACCGAGCATCTGGGCTCGCTGATCGGCATGGCTTCGACCTTCAACGAGGCGAATATCGTCCTTCTGCGCAAGGTCCTGCCGCGCTTTGCGACAGAAGCGGCGGCAGCGAACGCCAGGGCGATGATCGTGGCGGCTGCCCGCCGCACCGCCTCGCCCGGTTTCTCGTCGATGCTGTTCGGCGACCCCGACAAGATCAGCACCGTCATGCTCGACGCCCACGCCAAGGCCTATGCCGCGATCAAGGCCGGCCCCGGGGATTTCCCGGTCGGCGTGACTCTGTCGATGCAGGAGATCCAGGGCGTCGGTCCGGGCAACCTGGCTCGCTCGGTCGAGGATACGATCTATGGCGGCTGGATCGAGGCTGCGCGCAACAGCGACTTTATCGGGGTGCAGACCTATTCGAGGCTGCGCATCGGCGACAAGGGCCTCTTGCCGTCGCTCCCTGGGGCCGAACTGACTTCGGCCGGCTATGAGTATTACCCGGCCGCGGTGGGTGCCACGATCCGCTATGCCGCGAAGCACATCGGCAAGCCGATCTATCTGACCGAGACCGGCATCGCGACGGAAGACGATGCCCGGCGTGTCGCCTTCATCAGGGATACGATCGCCGAGGTCCGTGCCTGCATCGCCGAAGGCATCGAGGTGAAAAGCTATATCTACTGGTCTCTGCTCGACAATTTCGAATGGACCGCCGGCTATGACAAGCATTTCGGCCTGGTCGCCGTCGATCGATCCACCTTCCGCAGAAGCCCGAAGCCAAGCGCCCGCTATCTCGGTGCGCAGGCAAGAGCGAACCGCCTTTGA
- a CDS encoding MFS transporter, which translates to MSGETVPTLQAERDARALHAHGHRIAPGEIAIGVIIGRTSEFFDFFVYAIASVLVFPKLIFPFLDPLSGTLWSFAIFALAFLARPVGTLIFMGVDRAYGRGTKLTAALFLLGGSTAAIAFVPGYETIGIGAAVLLALFRMGQGVALGGSWDGLASLLALNAPENRRGWYAMIPQLGAPLGLIVASLLFAFFVSELSAEDFLGWGWRYPFFVAFAINVVALFARLRIVVTPEYARLFEDRALQPAPISETLRFEWRTVAMGAFAPLASFAMFHMVTVFPLSWVFLYTGDSPARFLVIEAVAAVIGTLAIIGSGLLADRFGRRTLLGMSAAAIAAFSGFAPQLLAAGETGEIAFMLIGFALLGLSFGQASGALSSSFSQPHRYTGSGLTSDLAWLFGAGFAPLAALLLASRFGLLAAGAYLLSGAVGTLLALWLNRELGRVIE; encoded by the coding sequence ATGAGCGGTGAAACCGTCCCCACCCTTCAGGCAGAGCGGGATGCGCGCGCGCTGCACGCCCATGGCCACCGTATCGCGCCGGGCGAGATCGCAATCGGCGTGATCATTGGGCGCACGTCCGAATTCTTCGACTTCTTCGTCTATGCGATCGCCTCCGTGCTGGTGTTTCCGAAGCTGATCTTCCCGTTCCTCGATCCGCTCAGCGGCACGCTCTGGTCGTTCGCGATCTTCGCGCTCGCTTTCCTGGCGCGGCCGGTGGGCACGCTGATCTTCATGGGCGTCGACCGTGCTTATGGCCGCGGCACCAAGCTAACCGCGGCGCTGTTCCTGCTCGGGGGCTCCACGGCGGCGATCGCCTTCGTGCCCGGTTATGAGACGATCGGCATCGGCGCCGCCGTGCTGCTCGCGCTGTTCCGCATGGGGCAGGGCGTGGCGCTGGGGGGCTCGTGGGACGGCCTTGCCTCGCTGCTGGCGCTCAATGCGCCGGAGAACCGTCGCGGCTGGTACGCGATGATCCCGCAGCTGGGCGCACCGCTCGGCCTGATCGTGGCGAGCCTGTTGTTCGCCTTCTTCGTGTCTGAGCTGTCAGCGGAGGATTTCCTGGGCTGGGGCTGGCGCTATCCGTTCTTCGTCGCCTTTGCGATCAACGTGGTTGCGCTGTTCGCCCGGCTGCGCATCGTGGTGACGCCCGAATATGCCCGGCTCTTCGAAGACCGTGCGCTACAGCCTGCCCCGATCAGCGAGACGCTACGCTTCGAATGGCGCACCGTCGCGATGGGCGCCTTCGCGCCGCTGGCGAGCTTCGCGATGTTCCACATGGTGACGGTGTTCCCGCTTTCCTGGGTGTTCCTCTATACCGGCGACAGCCCCGCGCGCTTCCTGGTGATCGAAGCGGTCGCGGCCGTTATCGGCACGCTTGCCATTATCGGTTCCGGCCTGCTGGCGGACCGTTTCGGCCGGCGCACCCTGCTCGGGATGTCGGCGGCGGCCATCGCTGCGTTCAGCGGTTTCGCGCCGCAATTGCTCGCGGCGGGCGAGACGGGCGAAATCGCGTTCATGCTGATCGGTTTCGCGCTGCTTGGCCTTTCCTTCGGACAGGCTTCGGGCGCTCTTTCATCGAGCTTCTCGCAGCCGCATCGCTATACCGGTTCAGGTCTGACGTCGGATCTGGCCTGGCTGTTCGGGGCGGGTTTCGCGCCGTTGGCGGCCCTGTTGCTGGCAAGCCGGTTCGGCCTCCTTGCGGCCGGGGCGTACCTGCTCTCCGGGGCTGTCGGCACGCTGCTCGCTCTCTGGCTCAACCGCGAACTGGGCCGTGTCATCGAATAG
- a CDS encoding HU family DNA-binding protein has translation MNNADLADKIAAANDLTKADAKKLVDAVLGAITDAAVAGEEISLNGFGKFKVKQSPAREGRNPANGATIQIAASKKLGFTAAKALKDKLNA, from the coding sequence ATGAACAACGCCGACCTCGCCGACAAGATCGCCGCAGCCAACGACCTGACCAAGGCCGACGCGAAGAAGCTGGTCGACGCCGTCCTCGGTGCGATCACCGACGCGGCCGTCGCCGGCGAAGAAATCTCGCTCAACGGCTTCGGCAAGTTCAAGGTGAAGCAGAGCCCCGCGCGCGAAGGCCGCAACCCGGCCAATGGCGCCACGATCCAGATCGCCGCCTCGAAGAAGCTCGGTTTCACCGCAGCCAAGGCGCTCAAGGACAAGCTCAACGCCTGA
- a CDS encoding cytochrome c biogenesis protein DipZ, producing the protein MILFLLAYLGGALTIVSPCILPVLPFVFARADQPFARSGLPLLLGMAVTFAGVATLASVGGGWAVQANSYGRLAALVILAAFGLLLLFPTLADRATRPLVKLGSRLSQSATAGHSATSTFAASLLLGVATGLLWAPCAGPILGLVLTGAALQGASAQTTLLLLAYAAGAATSLALALLVGGKVFTAMKRSLGISEWIRRGLGAAVLLGIVAIALGLDTGLLTRLSLSGTASVEQSLLDRFNPGKDMPSAAMVEGNALAIEGMMPPLSGATEWINSPPLTREELRGKVVLVDFWTYSCINCLRTLPYVRAWAEKYKPQGLVVIGVHAPEFAFEKDPANVRAAVRDLGIGYPVALDNDRAIWRAFSNRYWPAHYFIDGQGRIRYHHFGEGGYAESEKVIQRLLAENGNAVGDMTIVKVDARGVGAASGRDVRSPETYIGYARAEHFVSPGGGIRDAAHDYAAPALPRLNDWALAGRWTIGAEHASADAPGGRIAYRFQARDLHLVLGPSADHRPVRFKVTIDGKPPGADHGVDVTPGGSGIVTEQRLYQLIRQAGPVRERHFEIEFLDPGVQAFAFTFG; encoded by the coding sequence ATGATCCTTTTCCTCCTGGCCTATCTTGGCGGCGCGTTGACGATCGTCAGCCCCTGCATCCTGCCGGTCCTGCCGTTCGTCTTCGCACGCGCCGACCAGCCCTTCGCCCGCAGCGGCCTGCCACTCCTGCTTGGCATGGCGGTCACCTTTGCCGGGGTCGCCACCCTGGCTTCGGTCGGCGGCGGCTGGGCTGTGCAGGCGAACAGCTACGGGCGGCTGGCGGCACTGGTCATCCTGGCGGCTTTCGGCCTGCTGCTGCTGTTCCCCACCCTTGCCGATCGGGCGACGCGGCCACTGGTCAAGCTCGGGTCGCGTCTTTCGCAATCGGCGACCGCCGGCCACAGCGCTACATCGACTTTCGCTGCCTCGCTGCTGCTGGGCGTCGCGACCGGGCTGCTCTGGGCCCCCTGCGCCGGGCCGATCCTTGGCCTCGTCCTGACCGGTGCCGCGCTGCAGGGCGCGAGCGCACAGACGACGCTGCTGCTTCTTGCCTATGCCGCCGGCGCGGCGACCTCGCTGGCGCTCGCCCTGCTGGTGGGCGGCAAAGTCTTTACGGCGATGAAGCGCTCACTGGGGATCAGCGAATGGATCCGGCGCGGGCTCGGTGCGGCCGTCCTTCTCGGTATCGTGGCGATCGCGCTGGGACTCGATACCGGATTGCTCACCCGTCTCTCGCTGTCGGGCACGGCGAGCGTCGAGCAGTCGCTGCTCGACCGGTTCAATCCAGGCAAGGACATGCCGTCAGCCGCCATGGTCGAGGGGAACGCGCTGGCGATCGAAGGCATGATGCCGCCCCTGTCGGGCGCGACGGAATGGATAAACTCGCCGCCGCTGACGCGGGAGGAACTGCGCGGCAAGGTCGTGCTTGTCGATTTCTGGACCTATTCGTGCATCAACTGCCTGCGCACCCTCCCCTATGTCCGGGCCTGGGCGGAAAAGTACAAGCCGCAGGGGCTGGTGGTGATCGGGGTGCATGCGCCCGAGTTCGCATTCGAGAAGGACCCCGCCAATGTGCGGGCCGCGGTTCGCGATCTCGGCATCGGCTATCCGGTCGCGCTCGACAATGATCGCGCGATCTGGCGCGCCTTCTCCAATCGCTATTGGCCGGCGCATTATTTCATCGATGGGCAGGGCCGCATCCGCTATCATCATTTCGGCGAGGGCGGCTATGCCGAGTCCGAGAAGGTGATCCAGCGCCTCCTCGCCGAAAACGGCAACGCGGTCGGCGACATGACCATCGTCAAGGTCGATGCGCGCGGCGTTGGCGCGGCCAGCGGCCGGGACGTCCGGTCACCAGAAACCTATATCGGCTATGCGCGGGCGGAGCATTTCGTATCGCCCGGCGGTGGCATCAGGGATGCTGCCCATGACTATGCGGCTCCGGCGCTTCCCAGACTCAATGACTGGGCTCTGGCCGGCAGATGGACGATCGGCGCCGAGCATGCGTCGGCCGACGCCCCCGGTGGCCGGATCGCCTATCGCTTCCAGGCACGGGACCTCCATCTGGTGTTGGGGCCGTCGGCGGACCATCGGCCAGTCCGGTTCAAGGTGACGATCGACGGCAAGCCGCCGGGCGCCGATCACGGCGTCGACGTGACGCCGGGCGGCTCGGGGATCGTGACCGAGCAGCGGCTGTACCAGTTGATCCGGCAGGCCGGCCCGGTCCGCGAACGGCATTTCGAAATCGAATTCCTCGACCCGGGAGTCCAGGCATTCGCCTTCACCTTCGGTTGA
- the cyoC gene encoding cytochrome o ubiquinol oxidase subunit III, protein MTTTTLPAADETVRFYDLDEHAHPEGHSTMLGFWIYLMSDCLIFAILFATYAVLGGNYAAGPGPRDLFDLPLVALNTAMLLFSSITYGFAMLAMQRAQRGPVLFWLAVTGLFGAAFLGIELYEFSHLIHEGAGPWRSAFLSAFFTLVGTHGLHVTFGTIWLITLMIQVNRFGLIPANRRRLMCLSLFWHFLDVIWIGVFTFVYLMGMLR, encoded by the coding sequence GTGACCACCACGACACTTCCCGCCGCGGACGAGACCGTCCGCTTCTACGACCTCGACGAGCATGCGCATCCGGAAGGCCACAGCACGATGCTCGGCTTCTGGATCTACCTGATGAGCGACTGCCTCATCTTCGCGATCCTCTTCGCCACCTATGCGGTGCTCGGCGGCAACTATGCCGCCGGTCCCGGCCCCCGCGACCTGTTCGACCTCCCGCTCGTCGCGCTCAACACCGCGATGCTGCTCTTCTCGTCGATCACCTATGGCTTCGCGATGCTGGCGATGCAGCGCGCGCAGCGTGGCCCGGTACTGTTCTGGCTCGCCGTCACCGGGCTGTTCGGCGCGGCGTTCCTGGGCATCGAACTCTACGAGTTCAGCCACCTGATCCATGAGGGAGCAGGCCCCTGGCGCAGCGCCTTCCTCTCGGCCTTCTTCACGCTGGTTGGCACCCATGGGCTGCACGTCACCTTCGGCACTATCTGGCTGATCACGCTGATGATTCAGGTCAACCGTTTCGGGCTGATCCCGGCCAACAGGCGCCGGCTGATGTGCCTCAGCCTGTTCTGGCACTTCCTCGACGTCATCTGGATCGGCGTCTTCACCTTTGTCTATCTGATGGGAATGCTTCGATGA
- a CDS encoding ATP-binding protein — protein MMSAEPPPETDAGQRNMRLLVQLRWIAVGGQLLTIAIVHFAMGVRLPLVPLLVAPLLLAAINLATQSLLGRRRAIANSELTAALLLDVVALAWQLHFSGGLANPFASLFLLQVVIGAMLLSPWSSWTIVGAASLGLLAIAVQPVPLVVPPAFGDPFQLYLAGSMVCFALIAVLLVLFVTRISRNLRDRDAALAAIRQRAAEEDHIVRMGLLASGAAHELGTPLSSVSVILGDWQRMPRLVEDKEVGQDIADMQAEVARCKAIVSGILLSAGEARGVAPEFTTVRGFLNAIVADWRASRLPGTLDYIDRFGGDVPIVSDPALRQVLGNVIDNAAEVSPDWIGITSLRERDDLVIEIADRGLGFPADMLETFGQPYRSSKGRAGGGLGLFLLVNVLRKLGGSASAENRPGGGAVVRLRLPLDSIARPAGNHA, from the coding sequence ATGATGAGCGCCGAGCCCCCACCCGAAACCGATGCCGGCCAGCGCAACATGCGTCTGCTGGTCCAGCTCCGCTGGATCGCGGTCGGCGGGCAACTGCTCACCATCGCCATCGTCCATTTCGCAATGGGTGTGCGCCTGCCCCTCGTCCCGCTGCTCGTCGCGCCGCTGTTGCTGGCAGCGATCAATCTCGCCACCCAATCCCTGCTCGGCCGCCGCAGGGCCATCGCCAATAGCGAGCTCACGGCAGCGCTGCTTCTCGACGTCGTCGCGCTCGCCTGGCAGCTGCATTTCTCGGGCGGGCTCGCCAATCCCTTTGCCTCGCTCTTCCTGCTGCAGGTGGTGATCGGGGCGATGCTCCTCAGCCCCTGGTCGAGCTGGACGATCGTCGGCGCCGCGAGCCTTGGGCTCCTGGCCATTGCAGTCCAGCCGGTGCCGCTGGTGGTGCCCCCGGCATTTGGAGATCCATTCCAACTCTATCTCGCCGGCAGCATGGTCTGCTTCGCGCTGATCGCGGTGCTGCTCGTCCTTTTCGTCACCCGCATCAGCCGCAACCTGCGCGATCGGGACGCCGCGCTTGCGGCCATCCGCCAGCGCGCGGCCGAGGAGGACCATATCGTCCGCATGGGCCTGCTCGCCTCCGGCGCCGCACATGAGTTGGGAACGCCTCTCTCCTCGGTATCGGTCATCCTTGGCGACTGGCAGCGCATGCCACGGCTCGTCGAAGACAAGGAGGTCGGGCAGGACATCGCCGACATGCAGGCCGAGGTCGCGCGCTGCAAGGCGATCGTCAGCGGCATCCTGCTTTCCGCCGGGGAGGCCCGTGGCGTCGCCCCCGAATTCACCACGGTGCGCGGCTTCCTCAATGCCATTGTGGCCGACTGGCGCGCCAGCCGGTTGCCGGGGACGCTCGACTATATCGACCGCTTCGGCGGCGACGTCCCCATCGTGTCCGATCCCGCGCTCCGCCAGGTGCTGGGCAATGTCATCGACAATGCGGCCGAGGTCTCGCCCGACTGGATCGGAATCACCTCGCTGCGCGAGCGCGACGATCTGGTGATCGAGATCGCGGATCGCGGCTTGGGCTTCCCCGCCGATATGCTCGAGACGTTCGGCCAGCCCTATCGCTCGAGCAAGGGCCGGGCGGGCGGAGGGCTGGGATTATTCCTCCTCGTCAATGTGCTGCGCAAGCTGGGCGGCTCGGCGAGCGCCGAAAATCGACCTGGCGGCGGCGCAGTGGTACGCCTTCGGCTGCCCCTCGACTCGATCGCCCGGCCTGCGGGAAACCACGCATGA
- the cyoD gene encoding cytochrome o ubiquinol oxidase subunit IV has product MSQNPHAHEIEAPHGSLRDYATGFLLSVVLTAIPFWLVMARPFSDVTTAVTVMAFAAVQMVVHMVYFLHMSPKAEGGWTMTALIFTIIIVAIMLSGSLWVMYHLNTNMMPMPHDPSQLP; this is encoded by the coding sequence ATGAGCCAGAATCCGCACGCTCATGAAATCGAGGCTCCGCACGGATCGCTACGTGATTATGCGACCGGCTTCCTGCTCTCGGTCGTCCTCACCGCCATCCCGTTCTGGCTGGTGATGGCCCGGCCCTTTTCCGACGTCACCACCGCCGTGACGGTGATGGCGTTCGCGGCGGTACAAATGGTGGTCCATATGGTCTATTTCCTCCATATGAGCCCCAAGGCCGAAGGCGGATGGACGATGACTGCGCTCATCTTCACGATCATCATCGTCGCGATCATGCTCTCCGGATCGCTCTGGGTGATGTACCACCTCAACACGAACATGATGCCGATGCCGCACGACCCGAGCCAATTGCCGTGA
- a CDS encoding M24 family metallopeptidase: MTDREPIHLFSYGTLRQSDVQMASFGRLLDGSEDALPGYRTTLVEITDPMVLSTSGERFHPIVEPSSSPDDEVPGTVFRITEDELLAADTYEVSDYVRERVRLKSGVDAWVYVSATKRDHADRLEALIVAEERAFGLLDALEAAGVIAAGRTELEIEQDIFTIASRDFGVREHWHDRVVRAGINALCVAGEEAPDRLVAKDDIVFLDLGPVFEGWEADVGRSYVVGNDPEKHRLVADLEIIFGLVQRRFEEDRDITGAQLYTAALEEAEKRGWRFGGKIAGHLVGKFPYARSPAARDGGRISPGNSQRMRDPDPNGQPRHWILEIHLVSPDGAFGGFYERLLRGAWGAQP, encoded by the coding sequence GTGACGGATCGGGAACCAATCCATCTTTTCTCTTATGGGACGCTGCGCCAGTCCGACGTGCAGATGGCGTCCTTCGGCCGGCTCCTTGACGGATCGGAAGACGCCTTGCCCGGATATCGCACGACCCTGGTGGAGATAACCGACCCCATGGTCCTGTCGACCAGCGGCGAGCGCTTCCACCCGATCGTCGAGCCAAGCTCTTCACCCGATGACGAGGTGCCGGGCACCGTCTTCCGGATCACCGAAGACGAACTCCTGGCCGCCGACACCTACGAGGTGTCGGATTATGTACGGGAGCGCGTAAGGCTGAAATCGGGCGTTGATGCGTGGGTCTATGTCAGTGCGACGAAGCGGGATCACGCTGATCGCCTGGAAGCCCTGATTGTCGCCGAGGAGCGAGCCTTCGGCCTTCTCGACGCGCTGGAGGCAGCCGGCGTGATCGCCGCCGGCCGCACCGAACTCGAAATCGAGCAGGACATCTTCACCATCGCGTCGCGGGATTTCGGGGTGCGCGAACATTGGCATGACCGGGTCGTGCGCGCCGGGATCAATGCCTTGTGCGTGGCCGGTGAAGAGGCGCCGGATCGCCTCGTTGCCAAGGACGATATCGTCTTCCTCGATCTAGGGCCCGTGTTCGAAGGATGGGAAGCGGATGTCGGACGCAGCTATGTCGTCGGCAATGATCCGGAGAAACACAGGCTCGTCGCGGATCTCGAGATAATATTCGGCCTGGTCCAACGGCGGTTCGAGGAAGATCGGGACATTACGGGCGCTCAGCTCTACACCGCAGCGCTTGAGGAGGCGGAGAAACGCGGTTGGCGGTTCGGCGGGAAGATCGCCGGTCACCTCGTCGGCAAATTTCCCTATGCGCGTTCTCCCGCCGCGAGGGATGGAGGTCGTATCAGCCCCGGCAACTCGCAGCGGATGCGCGACCCCGATCCGAACGGACAGCCGCGTCACTGGATCCTCGAAATCCATCTCGTATCGCCTGACGGCGCTTTCGGTGGCTTCTACGAAAGACTCCTGCGGGGCGCCTGGGGTGCCCAGCCCTGA